One genomic region from Rosa rugosa chromosome 1, drRosRugo1.1, whole genome shotgun sequence encodes:
- the LOC133715115 gene encoding monosaccharide-sensing protein 2-like, with protein MWGAAVLVAIAAAIGNFLQGWDNATIAGAVLYIKKEFKLETQPKIEGLIVAMSLIGATVITTFSGPVSDSLGRRPMLIISSVLYFLSSLVMVWSPNVYVLLLARLLDGFGIGLAVTLVPVYISETSPPEIRGLLNTFPQFTGTVGMFFSYCMVFSMSLKEAPNWRLMLGVLSIPSLLYFAFTVLYLPESPRWLVSKGRMAEAKKVLQKLRSREDVSGELALLVEGLGVGGDTSLEEYIIGPANDPDGREAAPEKDQIKLYGPEEGRASLIARSVTGQANFGLPSRQGSILNPNGPYVDPLVNLFGSVHEKLLPESSGSMRSLLNLPNMGSLLNVAPPHEQDKTDHWDLEHGDGVSAGTDSEDNARKPLLASRHTASMANDMLPGKSTSFVGGMKRRNSLLMPGVGGEAVSSMDIGGGWQLAYKYSERVDKDGKKTEECQRVYLHQEGALDQSRRGSMIGSMRGGSMLSVAGDGDTPLECEYFQASALVSQPSIITKNQMSRDGPPKLGPQETAVQGSSWSDLLEPGVKSALFVGVAIQVLQQFSGINGVLYYTPQILEQAGVAVLLSNLGLSSTSASILISALTTLLMLPSVGVAMRLMDVAGRRSLLLCTLPVLTGTLLLLIFSQLVNMGSVVNATISTISVVLYFCTFVMAFGPIPNILCSEIFPTRVRGVCIAICALTFWIGDIIVTYSLPILLTSMGLAGVFAIYAVVCALSWVFVFLKVPETKGMPLEVISEFFAVGAKQAEIAERISS; from the exons ATGTGGGGGGCGGCTGTTCTTGTAGCCATTGCTGCTGCAATAGGAAACTTTCTACAAGGTTGGGACAATGCAACCATTGCAG GGGCTGTTCTTTATATTAAAAAGGAATTTAAATTGGAAACTCAACCAAAAATTGAAGGGTTGATTGTAGCAATGTCACTGATTGGAGCCACAGTGATCACAACATTTTCGGGGCCAGTATCGGACTCGCTCGGAAGGCGTCCCATGCTGATAATCTCATCAGTTCTATATTTTCTCAGCAGTTTGGTAATGGTATGGTCACCCAATGTGTATGTGCTTCTCTTGGCACGGCTGTTAGATGGTTTTGGGATTGGCCTAGCTGTTACTCTTGTCCCGGTCTACATTTCCGAGACATCCCCACCCGAGATCAGAGGACTACTGAACACTTTCCCACAGTTTACTGGCACTGTTGGGATGTTCTTTTCATACTGTATGGTGTTTTCAATGTCATTGAAGGAAGCACCCAATTGGAGGTTAATGCTTGGAGTTCTTTCGATCCCATCTTTGCTTTACTTCGCATTCACTGTGCTTTATCTGCCTGAGTCTCCAAGGTGGTTGGTTAGTAAAGGGCGAATGGCCGAGGCGAAGAAGGTTTTACAAAAACTACGCAGCAGGGAAGATGTTTCAG GTGAGTTGGCTTTGCTGGTGGAGGGTCTTGGAGTTGGAGGGGATACATCATTAGAAGAGTACATAATTGGTCCGGCCAATGATCCGGATGGCCGTGAAGCAGCTCCAGAGAAGGATCAAATAAAGCTATATGGACCGGAGGAGGGACGAGCCTCATTGATTGCGAGATCAGTCACAGGACAGGCAAATTTCGGCTTGCCGTCACGCCAAGGAAGCATACTGAATCCAAACGGGCCTTATGTGGATCCTCTTGTAAACCTATTTGGTAGTGTCCATGAGAAGCTTTTACCTGAGAGCTCAGGAAGTATGCGTAGCCTTCTCAATTTGCCAAATATGGGGAGCCTGCTAAATGTGGCACCACCACATGAGCAGGACAAAACTGATCATTGGGATTTGGAGCACGGAGATGGTGTCTCAGCGGGGACTGATTCTGAGGACAATGCACGAAAGCCATTGCTTGCGAGTAGACATACAGCTAGTATGGCAAATGACATGCTTCCTGGGAAATCTACCAGCTTCGTGGGAGGCATGAAGAGGCGAAATAGCCTCCTCATGCCGGGAGTTGGTGGCGAAGCAGTGAGTAGTATGGACATTGGTGGTGGCTGGCAGTTGGCTTATAAATACTCCGAGCGCGTTGACAAAGATGGGAAGAAGACAGAAGAGTGTCAAAGGGTTTATTTGCACCAGGAGGGTGCACTTGATCAATCTCGCCGTGGCTCAATGATTGGCTCAATGCGCGGCGGCTCTATGCTCTCAGTTGCTGGTGATGGTGATACTCCTCTGGAATGTGAATATTTTCAGGCTTCTGCTCTTGTTAGCCAACCTTCTATAATTACCAAAAATCAAATGAGCCGGGATGGACCACCAAAGCTTGGCCCTCAAGAAACTGCTGTCCAAGGATCCAGTTGGTCTGATCTTTTGGAACCCGGAGTCAAGAGTGCATTGTTTGTTGGCGTAGCAATTCAAGTTCTTCAGCAG TTCTCTGGCATAAATGGGGTTCTTTACTACACTCCCCAAATTCTTGAGCAAGCAGGAGTTGCAGTTCTCTTATCAAATTTGGGTCTCAGTTCCACCTCAGCTTCTATTCTCATAAGTGCTCTCACAACCCTATTGATGCTTCCATCTGTAGGCGTTGCCATGAGACTAATGGATGTCGCGGGCAGAAG GTCACTCTTGCTGTGCACATTACCAGTCCTAACAGGAACACTCCTACTACTAATTTTCAGCCAACTTGTCAACATGGGTTCTGTTGTTAATGCCACAATTTCCACCATCAGTGTGGTGCTCTACTTTTGCACCTTTGTCATGGCTTTCGGACCAATTCCCAACATTCTCTGCTCTGAGATCTTCCCAACTCGAGTTCGAGGAGTCTGTATTGCAATATGTGCTCTCACGTTTTGGATAGGAGACATCATCGTCACTTACTCACTGCCTATTCTGCTCACCTCTATGGGTCTCGCCGGTGTCTTTGCCATCTATGCTGTTGTGTGCGCCCTTTCTTGGGTGTTTGTTTTCTTGAAGGTTCCAGAAACAAAGGGAATGCCCTTAGAAGTCATCTCTGAGTTCTTTGCAGTTGGTGCAAAGCAAGCTGAAATTGCAGAAAGAATTAGTTCTTAA
- the LOC133715124 gene encoding monosaccharide-sensing protein 2-like, with protein sequence MRGAVHVAVAAAIGNMLQGWDNSVIAGSVLYIKKEFNLESEPTFEGLIVATSLIGATLITTFSGPASDWLGRRTMLIMSSLFFFVSGLVMLWSPNVYVLLLARLLDGFGTGLAVTLVPAYISEIAPPDIRGRLNTLPQFTGSGGMFLSYCMVFGMSLMDTPKWRLMLGVLSIPSLAYFALTILYLPESPRWLVSKGRILEAKQVLQRLNGREDVSGELALLVEGLNTGKDTSLEEYIISPANVLNQATTEEKYQIRLYGDEEGVSYIAKPVTGQSLTSRHGSATNQSSISLKDPLVTLFSSVHEKLSERGGSKGSSMLPFLGSVLVNAGEHHSKHWDMESQSDDEDHESETSGAYGDDSLRSPLISRQTTSVDKDIATPKSGGSVLGVRGNTILNAVEAGSTSSIDIGGGWQLAYKYAERVSEDGKKEGVQRVYLHQESALGSQPASVVSISGVRQENGAIQAAALVSPPMVLPPEAVVKGSKWRELLEPGVKRALVVGIGLQVLEQIAGINGVLYYTPQIYERTGITVLLSNIGLNSASASLFLSAITTFLMLPCIATSMWLMDIAGRRSLLLSTLPILIVALALLVFGSIVNLGTIWTATISTASVSVYLCCFVMGFGVIPNILCAEIFPTRVRGLCIAICALTYWIGDIIITYSFPVMLSSIGFAGVFGIYVVGCIISWIFVYLKVPETKGMPLEVISEFFAAGVKPASDN encoded by the exons ATGAGAGGAGCTGTGCATGTAGCAGTTGCTGCAGCAATTGGTAACATGTTGCAAGGATGGGATAACTCAGTCATTGCAG GGTCTGTTCTTTATATAAAAAAGGAATTCAATTTAGAAAGTGAACCGACATTTGAAGGGCTTATTGTAGCAACATCACTCATTGGAGCCACATTGATCACAACATTTTCTGGGCCAGCATCGGATTGGCTGGGGCGGCGAACAATGCTCATAATGTCATCACTGTTTTTCTTTGTTAGTGGTCTGGTAATGTTGTGGTCTCCAAATGTTTATGTCTTGCTTTTGGCTAGGTTGTTAGATGGTTTTGGAACCGGTTTGGCTGTTACTCTTGTTCCTGCGTATATATCTGAGATAGCGCCACCGGATATTAGAGGAAGACTGAATACACTTCCACAGTTCACTGGTTCTGGTGGGATGTTCTTGTCTTATTGTATGGTGTTTGGAATGTCATTGATGGATACACCAAAGTGGAGATTGATGCTCGGGGTTTTGTCCATTCCATCATTAGCTTATTTCGCTTTGACAATACTTTACCTGCCTGAATCTCCTCGGTGGCTTGTGAGTAAGGGACGAATCCTCGAGGCAAAACAAGTGCTGCAAAGACTTAATGGCAGGGAAGATGTTTCAG GTGAGTTGGCTTTGCTAGTTGAAGGTCTAAACACTGGCAAAGATACATCATTGGAAGAGTACATTATTAGTCCAGCCAATGTGCTTAACCAGGCAACAACTGAAGAGAAGTACCAAATAAGGTTATATGGGGATGAAGAGGGAGTATCATATATTGCTAAACCAGTAACTGGACAGAGTTTGACATCTCGCCATGGGAGTGCTACAAACCAAAGTAGCATCTCTCTTAAGGATCCTCTTGTGACGCTCTTTAGTAGTGTCCATGAGAAGCTCTCTGAGAGAGGAGGAAGCAAGGGCAGCAGCATGCTTCCATTTCTAGGCAGTGTTCTGGTTAATGCTGGGGAGCATCACAGTAAGCATTGGGACATGGAGAGCCAAAGCGACGATGAGGACCATGAATCAGAAACATCCGGGGCTTATGGTGATGACAGTTTGAGAAGTCCATTGATCTCGCGTCAGACAACAAGTGTGGACAAGGACATTGCCACTCCTAAATCCGGTGGAAGTGTTTTAGGTGTAAGAGGCAATACCATTCTTAATGCTGTTGAGGCAGGTAGTACTAGTAGTATAGATATTGGTGGTGGTTGGCAGCTTGCTTATAAATATGCTGAGCGAGTAAGCGAAGATGGGAAGAAGGAAGGAGTTCAAAGAGTCTATTTGCACCAGGAGAGTGCACTTGGGTCTCAACCTGCATCGGTTGTTTCCATTTCTGGTGTAAGGCAAGAAAATGGAGCAATTCAGGCTGCTGCTTTGGTTAGTCCCCCGATGGTTCTTCCACCAGAAGCTGTTGTTAAAGGTtcaaaatggagagagcttttgGAACCAGGAGTCAAGCGCGCATTGGTTGTCGGGATAGGACTTCAAGTTCTTGAGCAG ATTGCTGGCATAAATGGGGTTCTCTACTACACTCCTCAGATTTATGAGCGAACAGGCATAACAGTTCTTCTGTCTAACATAGGACTGAATTCGGCTTCTGCATCTCTCTTCTTAAGTGCCATCACAACATTCTTAATGCTTCCTTGCATAGCTACTTCCATGTGGCTTATGGATATAGCTGGCAGGAG GTCATTGCTGCTATCCACATTACCAATACTGATAGTGGCGCTTGCTTTACTAGTGTTTGGCAGCATTGTCAACTTAGGCACTATTTGGACTGCAACAATATCCACTGCTAGTGTATCGGTCTACCTCTGCTGCTTCGTCATGGGCTTCGGGGTAATCCCAAATATTCTTTGTGCAGAGATCTTCCCTACTCGCGTCCGTGGCCTCTGCATTGCCATTTGTGCTCTCACTTATTGGATTGGAGACATCATCATCACTTACTCATTCCCTGTCATGCTCTCCTCCATTGGTTTTGCTGGTGTCTTTGGAATCTACGTTGTCGGATGCATCATCTCCTGGATATTTGTTTACTTGAAAGTGCCCGAAACCAAGGGCATGCCTCTAGAAGTGATTTCTGAGTTCTTTGCTGCTGGAGTAAAACCAGCTTCAGATAACTAA
- the LOC133727154 gene encoding uncharacterized protein LOC133727154 has protein sequence MASQSEEEAVPMEKRPGILFIGSPTVGKRTLISRLLGLDLDDGSDSSPSQLAVHGWSINTKYYTADVAVWMAHLDEQFSIEKVPMYDQLVALIMVFDTTELSSLVALQKWVSRNDLQKFDILLCIGNKVDLVPGHPVHVEYRRRLLKIGEPFADSQSDVTEYGISETDGSSLLGEDEPAWEARGSCLEWCTENNIEYIEACGSNAEFDKCLSVDGDSQGVERLFGALSAHMWPGMILKTGDKITEPSLPEREDSSEEESDYEFEYDVLSAGSAEPFDDTDKGWGWVSASDVAGTSEMGRLDAHNNLVQENGTTSANEEMHASTSTAALHSDINKEVVVPNAEEPDRDTELDQRQELDEDTPFEIEDLEQLMSEIGNMRDSLRLMPDFQRREMAAKLAMKMASMFGGESDNEQES, from the exons atggcaagtCAATCGGAGGAAGAAGCTGTTCCTATGGAGAAGAGGCCCGGAATCTTGTTCATCGGATCACCCACCGTCGGCAAAAGAACTCTCATCTCTC GATTACTGGGTTTGGACTTGGACGATGGTTCGGATTCTTCACCGTCTCAGTTGGCGGTTCATGG GTGGAGTATCAATACTAAGTACTACACAGCTGATGTGGCTGTGTGGATGGCTCATCTTGATGAGCAGTTTTCGATTGAGAAGGTTCCAATGTATGATCAGCTAGTTGCTTTGATTATGGTGTTTGATACAACTGAG TTGTCATCTCTTGTTGCACTTCAGAAATGGGTGTCGCGCAATGATCTTCAGAAATTCGATATATTGTTGTGCATAGGGAATAAAGTTGATCTTGTGCCAGGTCACCCAGTTCATGTGGAGTATAGGAGACGTCTGCTGAAGATTGGGGAGCCTTTTGCTGATTCCCAGTCGGATGTTACTGAGTATGGAATCTCTGAAACTGATGGGAGCAGTTTACTGGGGGAGGATGAACCAGCTTGGGAGGCTAGAGGGTCGTGTTTGGAATGGTGCACGGAGAATAACATTGAGTACATTGAAGCTTGTGGTTCGAATGCTGAGTTTGACAAAT GTTTGTCAGTTGATGGCGATTCACAAGGTGTTGAACGACTCTTTGGTGCTCTTTCTGCACATATGTGGCCTGGAATGATTCTGAAAACAGGCGATAAGATTACTGAACCATCATTACCTGAAAGAGAAG ACTCGTCAGAAGAAGAATCTGATTATGAATTCGAGTATGATGTCCTATCGGCGGGTTCAGCTGAACCTTTTGATGACACAGATAAAGGATGGGGATGGGTTTCTGCCAGTGATGTTGCTGGAACCTCAGAAATGGGAAGACTGGATGCTCATAATAATCTTGTCCAAGAGAATGGAACTACTAGCGCTAATGAGGAGATGCATGCCTCTACATCAACGGCTGCATTACATAGTGATATCAACAAGGAAGTAGTGGTGCCCAATGCGGAAGAACCTGACCGCGACACAGAACTTGATCAACGCCAAGAGTTAGATGAGGATACACCTTTCGAAATTGAGGATTTGGAACAATTGATGTCTGAAATCGGGAACATGCGTGACAGCTTGAGATTGATGCCTGATTTTCAAAGACGAGAAATGGCTGCAAAACTGGCCATGAAAATGGCATCCATGTTTGGGGGCGAGAGTGATAATGAACAGGAAAGTTGA